In the genome of Marinifilum sp. JC120, the window CTGGTGGAAATGCTCATGCTCAAGGACAACCACATTGACCGCGCCGGATCAATCACATCCGCCGTGGAAAAACTGCGCACAAAATACGATCAGGAATGTCCGCCCATCGAGGTGGAATGCCGCAATCAGGAAGAAGTTGATGAAGCGATTGCCTGTAATGTTGAACGCATTATGCTCGACAACATGAGCTTCGAAGAAGCAAAGGCCGCCATCACCACTATTCCTGATGAAATTGAAACCGAGATCAGCGGAAACGTGACCCTTGAGACCATTGCCGCGCTTGCAGAAGCAAAGCCGGATTACATATCCGTAGGCAGGATCACCCACTCCGCAAAATGCTCTGACATGAGCATGCAGATCATACCAATGTAGGTTCTATTTGATGTATTCGGATATAATTGCTGAACAAAAGAAAAAATATGGAAAAAGACTGGCGATTCTGGGACACCATTACCAGTCCGATGAAATCATAAAACATACTGATCTTAAAGGCGATTCACTTGAACTTGCCCGCCAGATCGAAAAGCTGGAAGCGGAATACATCGTATTTTGCGGTGTCCACTTTATGGCCGAATCAGCTGCAATTGTACGCCGGGAAGACCAGAAGGTTTATATTCCCGACGCCAGCGCAGGCTGTGTTATGGCTAATATGGCCCCGGCATGGCTGGTGGATAAGGTGCTGACAAGACTCATCAATGAGACCGGAAGAAAAATCATTCCGCTTGCTTATGTGAATACCCCTGCTGCGGTGAAAACCGTCTGCGGTAAACACGGAGGCACAGTCTGCACTTCCGCCAATGCTGAAAAAATGCTCCGCTGGGCGCAGGAACAAGGGGAGGCTGTCCTCTTCCTCCCGGACAAAAACCTTGCGCTGAATACTGCGGACACACTCGGCATAACTGCTGATAAACGCATGATCCTCAACATCCGCTCCCAAGGGACACAGTTTGATGTTGAAGAAACCAAAGACAAGGAACTTCTGATCTGGCCCGGCCTCTGTGCCATTCACCAACGTTTTAAGCTGGCCCAGATTGAGAGCTTCCGCGCTGAATATCCTGACTGTAAAGTCGTGGTTCATCCCGAATGCCCTCCCGAACTGGTTAAGGCTTCCGATGGTGCAGGATCAACTTCATATCTAATTAAATATGTTAATGAAGCTCCTGCGGGTACTACTATAGTAGTCGGTACAGAAACCAACCTCGTGAACAGGTTGAAGGATATGTTCCCTGAAAAAAACATCCTGCCGCTGGGCATTAGTTTTTGCAGCAATATGGCAAAAATAACAGAAAAAAATCTTGCCGGACTTCTCCAGAATCTGGAGACAACACCTTACGAGGATGTTTCAGACGATATCCGTGAACCGGCAAGGCTCGCCCTCGAAAGAATGCTTAACGCCTGCAAATAAATTATACCGACTGAACCTTTAGCCGGAACCTGTAAAGGCTGCCGAAAATGAGAGATAGGGCATGCAAGAAAACCGAATGAAAACTGAAGTTTTGATTATCGGATCAGGTATCGCCGGATGTATATCAGCTCTGACGATAGCAGAAAAAGGTATAGAAGTTACACTTTTAACTCCGGGAGATGACCTCTTTACCGGTAACACAAGGCTGGCCCAAGGCGGCGTTGTATATACCGGCCCGGATGATTCACCTAAAATACTGGAAAAGGATATTAATACCGCTGGTTGGAATTACAACAATAAAAAAGCGGTACGGACACTGGCTAAAAGCGGACCTGAAGTTCTGAAAAAGCTACTGCTGGAAAAATATCCGGTTTCTTTTCAAAAGGACGATGACGGTGAATTCAGCCTGACCCGTGAAGGCGGGCATGCTGTTTCCCGTATCCTGTATTGCGCCGATCATACTGGAAAGTCGATTATGGACGTGCTGATCAAGCACGTTGCCGACCATCCGTATATCCGGGTCTGCTCCAACAGGACTGCCATTGACCTTTTGACCAACCATCATCACGCCCGCCAGAATGAGTTCAAGTACTCCTTGAGCAATAAATGCCTCGGTGCATACGTGTACAATGAATCACGGAATATGGTGGAAACCTTTCTGGCCGACTTCACTGTGCTGGCAACCGGCGGACTGGGACAGATTTATCTGCACACCACCAACACCCCCGGTTCCATCGGTTCCGGTATAGCCATGGCCAACCGCGCCAAGGCCCGGGTGATCAATTCTGAAATGGTCCAGTTCCACCCCACTTCCTTTTTCCAACGGGTGCGTACAAGGGCCAGTCGCCGCTTCCTTATTTCAGAAGCTGTACGCGGTGAAGGTGCAAAATTGATCAACTGCTACGGGGAACCGTTCATGCACCGCTATGATCCCCGCGGCGACCTTGCTCCTCGTGATATTGTTACCCGCTCTATTCTTGAGGAGATGCTCAGGACCAAGGAAGAATGCGTCTATTTGGACGCTGCCAACCATGTTAAGCAGGATCTACCCACAAGATTCCCGACCATTTACGGAAAATGC includes:
- the nadA gene encoding quinolinate synthase NadA, whose protein sequence is MYSDIIAEQKKKYGKRLAILGHHYQSDEIIKHTDLKGDSLELARQIEKLEAEYIVFCGVHFMAESAAIVRREDQKVYIPDASAGCVMANMAPAWLVDKVLTRLINETGRKIIPLAYVNTPAAVKTVCGKHGGTVCTSANAEKMLRWAQEQGEAVLFLPDKNLALNTADTLGITADKRMILNIRSQGTQFDVEETKDKELLIWPGLCAIHQRFKLAQIESFRAEYPDCKVVVHPECPPELVKASDGAGSTSYLIKYVNEAPAGTTIVVGTETNLVNRLKDMFPEKNILPLGISFCSNMAKITEKNLAGLLQNLETTPYEDVSDDIREPARLALERMLNACK
- the nadB gene encoding L-aspartate oxidase — its product is MQENRMKTEVLIIGSGIAGCISALTIAEKGIEVTLLTPGDDLFTGNTRLAQGGVVYTGPDDSPKILEKDINTAGWNYNNKKAVRTLAKSGPEVLKKLLLEKYPVSFQKDDDGEFSLTREGGHAVSRILYCADHTGKSIMDVLIKHVADHPYIRVCSNRTAIDLLTNHHHARQNEFKYSLSNKCLGAYVYNESRNMVETFLADFTVLATGGLGQIYLHTTNTPGSIGSGIAMANRAKARVINSEMVQFHPTSFFQRVRTRASRRFLISEAVRGEGAKLINCYGEPFMHRYDPRGDLAPRDIVTRSILEEMLRTKEECVYLDAANHVKQDLPTRFPTIYGKCLDNGIDINNQPIPVVPAAHYFCGGVLVDEKGKSTLDRLYAIGECSCTGVHGGNRLASTSLLEGMLWGYTSGEDIATRLEKKSRIPKKLLNAVPDWENPGSNENEDPALIAQDWAFIRNVMWNYVGITRSTARLNRAIDDLQNLNRNLHSFYKRTPISRPIIDLFHGSQSALTVTLAALRNKDSVGCHYRID